ACACCGAATATAGATATTGAAGAAGGCTACATCACGATCGAACATAACGGTCGTAAGGATACTTTACCCTATCCCAAACAGCCTGGTAGTATGTACCATCTCAGCAAAGTCCATGATAGCCATAATATCCATTTTGCCTGTCGGATGTGGGGTTTAAAAGCCACGGATCTCAATCAAGGGGTGGTTTATGGAGTCCTCACCGAAGAAACGGGAATGGATGAGATGTTAATTAACCGTCTCGATTACGATGGGGTTTTTGGTACTGCTTTAAACCGTTTTTGTATTCAAGCGGCGATCGGTCATCCCCTGACAGTGTACGGTAAAGGTGGACAAACGCGAGGATTTTTAGATATCCGCGATACCGTGCGTTGTTTGGAATTAGCGATCGCCAATCCCGCTCAATCGGGGGAATTCCGCGTTTTTAACCAATTTACCGAACTGTTCAGCGTCGGTGACTTGGCACTGATGGTGAAAAAAGCTGGTTCCGCGTTAGGGTTAAATGTGGAGATTAACAATCTTGACAACCCGCGCATCGAGTTAGAGGAACATTATTTTAACGCTAAAAACACGAAATTACTCGATCTAGGCCTACAACCTCACTATCTCTC
This portion of the Microcystis aeruginosa NIES-2549 genome encodes:
- a CDS encoding NAD-dependent epimerase/dehydratase family protein, encoding MRVLVIGGDGYCGWATALHLSNRGYEVGILDSLVRRYWDLQLGCDTLTPIAPISHRIQRWQDLTGKSIDLFVGDINNYDFLIQSLRQFQPDTIVHFGEQRSAPFSMIDREHAVLTQVNNVVGNLNILYAMKEEFPEAHLVKLGTMGEYGTPNIDIEEGYITIEHNGRKDTLPYPKQPGSMYHLSKVHDSHNIHFACRMWGLKATDLNQGVVYGVLTEETGMDEMLINRLDYDGVFGTALNRFCIQAAIGHPLTVYGKGGQTRGFLDIRDTVRCLELAIANPAQSGEFRVFNQFTELFSVGDLALMVKKAGSALGLNVEINNLDNPRIELEEHYFNAKNTKLLDLGLQPHYLSDSLLDSLLNFATKYKNRVDMNHILPKVTWKR